In Candidatus Methanosphaera massiliense, the following are encoded in one genomic region:
- a CDS encoding beta strand repeat-containing protein, with protein MSKKTTLLFVITLMVLIIGISAVSATSIADNSTSTATVDSPHSTTHAVSSDIVEVDHKTTEVSQAKKEIKTDNVTKEKTTKTTKKASKNLKKDTQTHIVTNKTYTNYFTNGSLNDNVTSGDTLDLQGKFISSQSFNYTMTINKPVNIISTTHDSNISLNSTSTDFFGASYGNAFTILRNGSGSNITGIYFYNTQLYINNTENVTLNNITVINEDQVVGGGIGVTSIRGNSSYITVKNSYFRTKDNGGHSTLVGAYVNHCIFDNNTIVGVGNIGNLVYLTTYNVDVPDYNHSNEYNVISNNRIYGPNTALAICYGIGIAGSHNIIENNTIEYNKGQGIINQWGSGTSTEGNVGIPSINNTYRNNVLLNGSSFTVTTDSLVVNNTVSGTAKIVSECEAYNNKFNLTTLQGTVKLHDNNMTKLTVLSSNSGVIDDYNITNNNVYGDVVFTAASSSLSTENITVTGNNIKGNITVTGTSGTVSNIYINKNIINGSIVLGPKSNQKVNNATIINNTVNSPNTYAVTLSKRATNVAVTDNILYAKELAGDEAVSNNGESNIVLNNKPTTLTITDDTYNNYFDSEGVFNYTDPVSKVVLSGKFVNNHIFTFSGQEILLTGTDDTILYNATITSKDNSKLTIKDLTINNTDTDSRNAIILNSKGNTIDNVKIVKNTTTGKAQLVIINGDNNKVVNSNITVIGPSDSVDYFSDPSIAPTVNIIVSSNNNIIDNNYLYIYASTASGYGTIEAITVQAPSGVKLTNNTITNNIITGSGTDYLYGINMGGYVYNNTLDGNNINITSNTYANGIQFFQSPACNNTITNNIIDVTAGYSEGQVTYGIIFSSWNDGNFENNRIHNNTIYVKGNETYGIEIFAYPYGSSSVVKNTTISNNTIISNGTYASGIALMSNDYNITGNTIIVTGTTNATRGASPDWIKPTTSGMILQQVKDVTITDNKINVTTGPGFRILDSSSNINITNNTVYTTQGLGDKSVLIVSGTNVKVEDNLPIETHNTTITIDGNLELYKQNTITITVTPDNNDKIDSIVTVTIGDTTQNVTITNGTGTIIYTPTSNDDVTITATFPGTKKYLNSTATKTLTVQDTRKNTNIAIDGNLELYKQNTITITVTTEDNTNIDGVTTITIGDTTQNVTITNGTGTVTYNPTSMDDVTITATYPETTTYKTSTTTKTLTVQDTRSTPSISVDQANYTTLLNTPIEISGEIKEDNTPITATVNILVDGTPVTTVNAVNGRYTYTYTPATVGDHIITVTYDGNQTLKPSEKTTTVTATPYKTTSTTVQNMTITSSATTVNVIVSDENGDTVTSGAVIIMVNGNTYTANIENGIASATIPATSLRNSNNILSINYNGSIGYDPSTTTYYTNGTKYGPVYYVAVNGSSSNNGRTPETPWNYTYAFDTIRNTAYNNSLIYILNGNYRINNTVSFNNGLTLKVVGNNTVLNGYNKKINGFIIQNGLISIEDITFTRFTNTPIVNRAPNTVIIGNTFLNNKGTNGGAISNYNANNALINNNVFQNNTASYGGAVYNRGNNTILNNNIFTRNNATLSSGAIYNLGRNARVTNNQFTNNTAKTLGGAINNWDTTSITITGNKFTGNQANYGGAIYYRGTGLKLDKNNMTSNTARVSGGALFVIGTSNNITNNNFTSNKAKNGAAINNLGTNIIIKSNLLQYNTATSLGGAISNWNARNIAITGNRIHDNQAQYGAIYLRGSNITIQSNTIYNNKVTSSGGAIYNIGTNNTITRNTIRNNNAKSYGGAINNYNAVNTKITNNNLTSNNASYGGAIYTRATKTTITGNTITSNTATSGGAIFDMKHNTSTIKNNTIRNNPTQNGNETVYKS; from the coding sequence ATGTCAAAGAAAACGACTTTATTGTTTGTGATAACTCTTATGGTTTTAATTATAGGAATATCAGCAGTAAGTGCAACTAGTATAGCTGATAACAGTACTAGTACAGCAACTGTTGACAGTCCTCATTCAACAACTCATGCAGTATCAAGTGATATTGTAGAAGTTGATCATAAAACCACAGAAGTATCACAGGCAAAAAAAGAGATTAAGACAGATAATGTCACAAAGGAAAAGACAACAAAAACCACAAAGAAAGCATCTAAGAATTTAAAGAAAGATACACAAACACACATTGTAACAAATAAGACATACACAAACTACTTTACAAACGGTTCATTAAATGATAATGTAACAAGTGGAGACACCCTTGACTTACAGGGAAAATTTATCTCATCACAATCATTTAATTATACAATGACTATTAACAAGCCAGTAAACATAATTTCAACAACACATGATTCTAATATTTCATTAAATTCTACAAGTACGGATTTCTTCGGAGCAAGCTATGGAAACGCTTTCACAATACTACGTAATGGTTCAGGAAGTAACATTACTGGAATATACTTCTACAACACACAATTATACATAAACAACACAGAAAATGTAACCTTAAATAACATAACTGTTATCAATGAAGACCAGGTAGTTGGTGGTGGTATAGGAGTTACATCTATCAGAGGAAATTCTTCATACATCACAGTAAAAAACAGTTATTTCAGAACAAAAGATAATGGTGGACACAGTACACTAGTGGGTGCTTATGTAAATCATTGTATCTTTGATAACAACACCATTGTTGGAGTAGGTAATATAGGTAACTTAGTGTATTTAACCACATATAATGTGGATGTACCTGACTATAATCATAGTAATGAATATAACGTTATTTCAAATAACAGAATTTATGGACCAAACACTGCTCTAGCAATATGTTATGGTATAGGTATTGCTGGTTCTCATAATATAATAGAGAATAATACAATTGAATACAATAAAGGACAAGGTATTATAAACCAGTGGGGTAGTGGAACAAGTACCGAAGGTAATGTAGGAATTCCATCAATAAATAACACCTACAGAAACAACGTACTATTAAATGGTAGTAGTTTTACAGTAACTACAGACAGTTTAGTAGTAAATAACACTGTAAGCGGTACAGCTAAGATAGTATCAGAATGTGAAGCATACAACAATAAATTTAATCTAACAACCCTACAGGGTACAGTAAAACTACATGATAATAATATGACAAAACTCACAGTACTATCAAGTAACAGTGGAGTAATTGATGACTATAACATTACAAACAATAATGTATATGGAGATGTAGTATTCACAGCAGCATCATCCTCATTATCAACAGAAAATATCACAGTAACAGGTAACAATATAAAAGGTAATATCACAGTAACAGGTACTAGTGGAACAGTAAGCAATATCTACATCAACAAAAACATAATCAACGGTTCCATTGTACTAGGACCAAAATCAAATCAGAAAGTAAATAATGCAACAATAATAAACAACACAGTAAATTCACCAAATACCTATGCAGTAACACTATCAAAAAGAGCAACTAATGTAGCAGTAACAGATAATATATTATATGCTAAGGAATTAGCAGGTGACGAAGCAGTAAGTAATAACGGTGAATCCAACATTGTATTAAATAATAAGCCAACAACATTAACAATAACCGATGATACATACAATAACTACTTTGACAGTGAAGGAGTATTTAATTACACAGACCCTGTATCTAAAGTAGTACTAAGTGGAAAATTTGTAAATAATCATATATTCACATTCTCAGGACAGGAAATATTACTAACAGGTACAGATGACACAATATTATACAATGCAACAATAACCAGTAAAGACAACTCAAAATTAACAATAAAAGATTTAACAATAAATAACACAGATACAGATAGTAGAAATGCTATAATACTTAATTCCAAAGGAAACACAATAGATAACGTGAAAATAGTAAAAAATACAACAACAGGTAAAGCACAACTAGTAATAATTAACGGTGATAATAATAAAGTAGTTAACAGTAACATTACAGTTATTGGTCCATCAGATAGTGTAGATTACTTCAGTGATCCATCAATAGCACCAACAGTAAACATAATAGTATCATCCAATAACAACATAATTGATAATAACTACTTATACATTTATGCATCAACAGCTTCCGGTTATGGTACAATAGAAGCTATAACAGTACAGGCACCATCAGGAGTAAAACTTACAAACAACACCATAACAAATAACATTATAACAGGTAGCGGAACTGATTACCTATATGGAATAAACATGGGCGGATACGTATATAACAATACACTTGATGGAAACAATATAAACATAACCTCAAACACATATGCTAATGGTATCCAATTCTTCCAAAGCCCAGCATGCAATAACACAATTACAAACAATATAATTGATGTAACAGCAGGATACTCTGAAGGACAGGTAACCTATGGTATAATATTCAGTAGTTGGAATGATGGAAACTTTGAAAATAACCGTATACATAATAACACAATCTATGTAAAAGGTAATGAAACATATGGTATAGAAATATTCGCATATCCATACGGATCATCATCAGTAGTCAAAAACACAACAATATCAAATAACACTATTATTAGTAACGGAACCTATGCATCTGGTATAGCATTAATGAGTAATGACTATAACATCACAGGTAACACAATAATAGTAACAGGAACCACAAATGCTACCCGTGGAGCATCACCTGATTGGATAAAACCAACAACATCAGGTATGATACTACAACAAGTAAAAGATGTAACTATCACAGATAACAAGATAAATGTAACAACAGGACCAGGTTTCAGAATATTAGACAGCTCTAGCAACATAAACATCACAAATAACACAGTATACACAACACAGGGACTAGGTGATAAATCAGTACTCATAGTAAGTGGAACTAACGTAAAAGTAGAAGATAACCTACCAATAGAAACACACAACACAACAATAACAATAGATGGAAACCTAGAATTATACAAACAAAACACAATCACAATAACCGTAACACCAGATAATAACGATAAAATAGACTCCATAGTCACAGTAACAATAGGTGACACCACACAGAACGTCACAATAACCAATGGAACAGGTACAATAATCTACACTCCAACAAGCAATGATGATGTAACAATAACAGCAACATTCCCAGGAACCAAGAAATACCTAAATTCCACAGCAACAAAAACACTAACAGTACAAGACACAAGAAAAAATACAAACATAGCAATTGACGGAAACCTAGAATTATACAAACAAAACACAATCACAATAACCGTAACAACTGAGGATAATACTAACATTGATGGAGTAACCACAATAACTATAGGTGACACCACACAGAACGTTACAATAACAAATGGAACAGGTACAGTAACCTACAATCCAACAAGTATGGATGATGTAACAATAACAGCAACATATCCTGAGACAACAACCTATAAAACATCAACAACAACAAAAACACTAACAGTACAAGATACAAGATCAACCCCAAGCATATCAGTAGACCAAGCAAATTACACAACATTACTAAACACTCCAATAGAAATAAGTGGAGAAATTAAAGAAGATAACACACCAATCACAGCAACAGTTAACATACTAGTGGACGGAACACCTGTAACAACAGTAAATGCTGTTAATGGTAGATATACTTACACTTACACACCAGCAACAGTAGGAGACCATATAATAACCGTAACATATGATGGTAATCAAACACTAAAACCATCAGAAAAAACAACAACAGTAACAGCAACACCATACAAAACAACAAGTACCACAGTACAAAACATGACCATAACATCAAGTGCTACTACAGTCAATGTAATAGTATCAGATGAAAATGGTGACACTGTAACAAGTGGTGCAGTAATTATCATGGTAAATGGTAACACATACACAGCAAACATTGAAAATGGCATAGCTAGTGCAACTATACCAGCTACATCATTAAGAAATAGTAACAATATCTTATCCATTAATTATAATGGCAGTATAGGATATGACCCATCCACTACAACATACTACACTAACGGTACAAAATATGGACCAGTATACTATGTAGCAGTTAATGGTTCAAGCAGTAATAATGGAAGAACACCAGAAACACCATGGAACTACACATACGCATTTGACACAATAAGAAACACAGCTTATAACAACTCACTAATATACATATTAAACGGAAATTATAGAATAAACAATACTGTTTCATTCAACAATGGCTTAACACTTAAAGTAGTAGGTAACAATACTGTACTTAATGGATATAATAAGAAAATAAACGGTTTCATCATACAAAATGGGTTAATATCTATAGAAGATATAACCTTCACCAGATTTACAAACACACCTATTGTAAACAGAGCACCAAACACAGTAATAATTGGTAACACATTCCTAAACAACAAAGGAACAAATGGTGGAGCAATAAGTAACTATAATGCAAACAATGCACTAATAAATAATAACGTATTCCAAAACAACACAGCTTCCTATGGTGGAGCAGTATACAACAGAGGAAACAACACAATCTTAAATAACAACATATTCACAAGAAATAATGCAACACTATCCTCAGGAGCAATATACAACCTAGGAAGAAATGCAAGAGTAACAAACAACCAATTCACAAATAACACAGCTAAAACTCTAGGTGGAGCAATAAACAACTGGGATACAACTAGTATAACAATAACAGGCAACAAATTCACTGGTAACCAGGCAAACTATGGTGGAGCAATCTACTATCGTGGAACAGGATTAAAACTAGATAAAAACAACATGACAAGTAACACAGCACGTGTAAGTGGTGGAGCACTATTTGTAATAGGTACATCTAACAACATAACCAATAACAACTTCACAAGTAACAAAGCAAAAAATGGAGCAGCAATAAACAACCTTGGAACAAACATAATTATCAAATCAAACTTACTACAATACAACACAGCAACATCCCTCGGTGGAGCAATCAGCAACTGGAATGCAAGAAACATTGCAATAACAGGTAACAGAATACATGACAACCAAGCACAATACGGAGCAATATACCTAAGAGGAAGCAATATCACAATACAATCCAACACAATATACAACAACAAAGTAACAAGCAGTGGAGGAGCAATCTATAACATTGGAACTAACAACACTATAACAAGAAACACAATAAGAAACAACAATGCAAAAAGCTACGGTGGAGCAATAAACAACTACAACGCAGTAAATACCAAAATAACAAATAACAACCTAACAAGTAACAATGCAAGTTATGGTGGAGCAATATACACCCGTGCAACAAAAACTACAATCACAGGTAACACTATAACAAGTAACACTGCAACTAGTGGTGGAGCAATCTTTGATATGAAACACAATACTTCAACAATTAAAAACAATACTATCAGAAATAATCCAACACAGAATGGTAATGAAACAGTATATAAATCATAA
- a CDS encoding CPBP family glutamic-type intramembrane protease, whose amino-acid sequence MFDKLKSMGWERENTDFPFYRDNPNLSKNKWYALIVVSVFLAIGSFSWGYDVDITLGMFVSLILVAIYAFKGHFGEIVKVLELNDFWFIILCIIGEFILTLLLASILPGADVTAQDDVAVTLTVMNIIETAIQLVWEELYKFILFITALYVSYRFTGKRGFCVVIATLFALTFFGALHLSVYSDLFYSVVTIGYGSIVTAYAYLRTKNLLVSYLVHLCYDLLLMVLLYLATLLV is encoded by the coding sequence ATGTTTGATAAATTAAAGAGTATGGGATGGGAGCGTGAGAATACTGACTTTCCATTTTACAGGGACAATCCTAATTTATCTAAAAATAAATGGTATGCTCTTATAGTGGTTTCAGTGTTTTTAGCCATTGGCTCGTTTTCATGGGGATATGATGTTGATATTACTTTAGGTATGTTTGTTTCATTAATTCTAGTTGCTATTTATGCATTTAAAGGACATTTTGGTGAGATTGTTAAAGTACTCGAGCTTAATGATTTTTGGTTTATTATCTTATGCATTATCGGTGAATTTATATTAACCCTGTTACTTGCAAGTATTCTTCCAGGAGCTGATGTTACTGCTCAGGATGATGTTGCTGTCACTTTAACAGTTATGAATATAATTGAAACTGCTATTCAGCTAGTTTGGGAGGAGTTATATAAGTTTATTCTTTTCATCACAGCATTATATGTGTCTTATAGATTTACCGGTAAGCGTGGATTCTGTGTGGTTATTGCTACCCTATTTGCTTTAACATTCTTTGGTGCACTACATTTATCTGTTTACAGTGATTTATTTTATTCTGTGGTTACTATAGGTTATGGTTCAATAGTCACAGCTTATGCTTATTTAAGAACTAAGAATTTATTAGTATCATATCTTGTGCATTTATGTTATGATCTTTTACTTATGGTGTTACTTTATTTAGCTACATTACTAGTTTAA